In Synechococcus sp. PCC 6312, one genomic interval encodes:
- a CDS encoding GNAT family N-acetyltransferase produces the protein MLLSKFSPSPAFSHPLKICLGFSQGTIPSPTEVQQVQALFEQGTFWAQGRDLAGLTQAILASDVVVTAWNGAKLIGMARALSDRVYRATVWDVVVLPQYRGQGLGKQLVQTLLETPELKRVERIYLMTTHHQAFYERFGFQTNSTTTMVLIQSTKLSH, from the coding sequence ATGCTCTTGAGTAAATTTTCCCCATCTCCGGCGTTCTCCCATCCCCTGAAAATTTGCCTGGGCTTTTCCCAAGGAACGATTCCTAGCCCAACTGAAGTCCAGCAAGTCCAGGCCCTATTCGAGCAAGGTACGTTTTGGGCCCAAGGGCGAGATTTGGCTGGACTGACCCAGGCGATTTTAGCCAGTGATGTTGTGGTAACGGCCTGGAATGGGGCAAAATTGATTGGCATGGCTCGGGCTCTGTCGGATCGGGTTTATCGAGCCACTGTTTGGGATGTCGTGGTCTTACCGCAGTATCGAGGGCAAGGATTAGGGAAACAACTGGTACAAACCCTTTTGGAAACGCCAGAATTAAAGAGGGTCGAACGGATTTATTTAATGACGACCCATCACCAGGCCTTTTATGAACGCTTTGGCTTTCAAACCAATTCCACAACCACAATGGTTCTGATTCAATCCACTAAATTATCCCATTGA
- the gor gene encoding glutathione-disulfide reductase: MDFDYDLFVIGAGSGGLAASKRAASYGARVAIAEGEDVGGTCVVRGCVPKKLLVYGSKFSHLYEDAVGYGWKAVKSKFNWPTLISNVQKEVHRLSQLHTDLLAKANVELISQQATFIDPHTVQVGDRQIRAAKILIAVGGEAIKPDLPGLELSITSREMFLLPKQPKTLAVLGAGYISVEFSGIMQGLGTQVTHLIRGERPLRGFDRDIQDGVYEGMLNHGIKVIPDIELLELKKTKKGIKVVYTQAGEIQKFTVDAVLCAIGRAPNLQGLGLEQAGVNLNTSGRFPAIAVDEWSRTSQPHIFAVGDCTDRVNLTPVAIAEGRAFADTEFGQQPRTISHENIASAVFSQPEAASVGLSQAQAEDRYGADNIKTYRAKFRAMYHSFTGKAEKVMVKLILEAATEKILGVHMVGDHAAEIIQGMAIAVKMGATKKDFDATIGIHPSTAEEFVTLR, encoded by the coding sequence GTGGACTTTGACTATGACCTGTTTGTGATTGGGGCGGGTTCGGGTGGGTTAGCTGCCTCAAAACGGGCCGCGTCCTATGGAGCAAGAGTGGCCATTGCGGAAGGGGAAGATGTGGGGGGAACCTGTGTTGTCCGGGGATGTGTCCCGAAAAAACTCTTAGTCTATGGCTCCAAGTTTTCCCATCTCTATGAGGATGCCGTGGGCTATGGCTGGAAAGCGGTTAAGTCGAAGTTTAACTGGCCAACCCTAATCTCCAATGTCCAAAAGGAAGTTCACCGTCTTAGTCAACTCCACACGGACTTACTCGCCAAAGCTAATGTTGAACTGATTTCCCAACAGGCAACGTTCATCGACCCTCATACAGTGCAAGTCGGAGATAGGCAAATTCGGGCTGCGAAAATCCTGATTGCCGTGGGTGGGGAAGCAATTAAACCAGATTTACCAGGCCTGGAGTTGAGTATTACCTCACGGGAGATGTTCTTGCTGCCCAAACAACCAAAAACCTTGGCAGTGCTGGGGGCGGGGTATATCAGTGTCGAGTTCAGCGGCATCATGCAGGGCCTGGGGACACAGGTAACTCATTTAATTCGGGGCGAGCGGCCGTTACGGGGCTTTGATCGGGATATTCAGGACGGGGTGTATGAGGGCATGCTCAACCATGGGATCAAGGTGATTCCCGACATTGAACTCCTGGAACTGAAAAAAACGAAAAAAGGGATCAAGGTCGTTTATACCCAGGCCGGGGAAATCCAAAAATTCACGGTGGATGCGGTGCTTTGTGCCATTGGTCGCGCGCCGAATTTGCAGGGCCTCGGCCTGGAGCAAGCCGGGGTGAACTTGAATACCAGCGGTCGGTTTCCGGCCATTGCGGTCGATGAATGGAGTCGCACCAGCCAGCCCCATATTTTCGCCGTGGGAGATTGCACGGATCGAGTCAATTTAACCCCAGTCGCCATTGCGGAAGGCCGAGCCTTTGCCGATACAGAATTTGGCCAGCAACCGCGGACTATTAGCCATGAAAACATTGCCTCGGCTGTTTTTTCCCAACCGGAAGCCGCCAGTGTCGGACTCTCCCAGGCCCAGGCCGAAGATCGTTACGGTGCAGACAACATTAAAACTTATCGAGCTAAATTCCGGGCAATGTATCACAGCTTTACGGGTAAAGCAGAAAAAGTAATGGTCAAGTTAATTTTAGAAGCTGCCACCGAGAAAATCCTGGGGGTACACATGGTTGGCGATCACGCCGCCGAGATTATCCAAGGGATGGCGATTGCGGTCAAAATGGGCGCGACGAAAAAAGACTTCGATGCCACCATTGGGATTCACCCCTCCACCGCTGAGGAATTTGTCACCCTCCGTTAA
- a CDS encoding DUF3038 domain-containing protein: METQNPTTALPPPLESSPVPLLAKLPNPPGLETCPRRARWQLDLMLMALESLDLTAAETMLQIVKDLNLTVMIPNRVVFWLLRSTNPFRNLAQRLPMPLDEGKVLAMIVCDLARRQTANLRHLVFVIPQIKQQNLGYTDYAPLAEYLDRFRRNFRKRMNLNRSSLLIYRDTAKLDELAIKLLPQLLFCTGTAGLERLWFSLFDGEIEA, encoded by the coding sequence ATGGAGACACAGAACCCCACTACGGCTTTGCCCCCACCCCTGGAATCCAGTCCCGTACCCCTACTGGCAAAATTACCTAATCCCCCCGGCCTGGAAACCTGTCCGCGCCGGGCCCGTTGGCAGTTGGACTTAATGCTAATGGCCCTTGAGTCGTTGGATTTAACGGCGGCAGAAACAATGCTGCAAATTGTTAAAGACTTAAACCTAACCGTCATGATTCCCAACCGGGTTGTGTTTTGGTTGTTGCGCTCGACCAATCCATTTCGGAACTTAGCCCAACGGCTGCCCATGCCCTTGGATGAAGGTAAGGTTCTGGCTATGATTGTTTGTGATTTAGCCCGCCGCCAAACTGCAAATCTGCGTCACCTTGTCTTTGTGATTCCCCAAATTAAACAACAAAACCTAGGTTATACGGACTATGCTCCCTTGGCTGAATATTTAGATCGGTTTCGCCGGAACTTTCGCAAACGGATGAACTTAAATCGCTCCAGTTTGTTGATCTATCGGGATACCGCCAAGTTGGATGAATTAGCCATCAAACTCTTGCCCCAGTTGTTGTTTTGTACGGGAACGGCTGGCCTGGAGCGGTTATGGTTTAGTTTGTTTGACGGGGAAATTGAGGCCTAG
- a CDS encoding DUF4335 domain-containing protein, protein MLNQRHYSLPNCVITLEGMSSQAGNSVLLDLVTSCQIQIIGESEPLRGGREFLEALLAAINPVIQTWLSGVKPLKHWFQLPDQNQVTKIHVQAQTPDADSFLILIPKQLLVPTITDTTTPDTPAPETQDFLELKLSTVQMFDLVEALDQLCQDELTLPSLQLELASLPRRDVAPTITLAAQATPIGLGAISLAMAATIFFFVPVPTPRQESPIKPATSPAPTAPPSP, encoded by the coding sequence ATGCTCAATCAACGCCACTATAGTTTGCCCAATTGTGTCATTACCCTGGAGGGGATGAGTAGCCAGGCCGGGAATAGTGTTCTGCTGGATTTGGTGACCTCTTGTCAAATTCAAATTATCGGGGAGTCGGAACCCCTCAGAGGCGGTCGGGAATTTTTAGAAGCCTTGCTCGCCGCGATCAATCCCGTGATTCAGACTTGGCTGAGTGGGGTTAAGCCCTTAAAACATTGGTTTCAGTTGCCGGATCAAAATCAAGTCACCAAAATCCATGTCCAGGCCCAAACCCCCGATGCCGACTCATTCTTAATTTTGATCCCCAAGCAACTCCTGGTTCCCACCATCACCGATACCACTACTCCGGATACCCCAGCCCCGGAGACTCAGGACTTTCTAGAGCTCAAACTGTCCACGGTGCAAATGTTTGATTTGGTAGAAGCGTTGGATCAACTCTGTCAGGACGAATTGACCTTGCCCAGCTTGCAGTTAGAACTTGCCTCTCTTCCCCGCCGGGATGTGGCCCCCACCATCACCCTAGCCGCACAAGCCACCCCCATTGGCCTGGGAGCCATTAGTTTAGCCATGGCTGCCACGATCTTCTTTTTTGTCCCTGTTCCCACTCCCCGCCAAGAATCCCCAATCAAACCGGCAACCTCTCCTGCTCCCACCGCTCCCCCTAGTCCCTAA
- the galE gene encoding UDP-glucose 4-epimerase GalE translates to MKDKLTILVSGGAGYIGSHTVNFLIKNKYTVIILDNLVYGHQNLVDQVLKTKLIIGDCNDRTFLDQIFANYSIDAVIHFAAYAYVGESVTDPAKYYRNNVAGTLTLLEAMVKAEVKRLVFSSTCATYGVPQLLPIPETHPQAPINPYGKSKLMVEQMLADFDQAYGLKSIIFRYFNAAGADPSGELGEDHNPETHLIPLVLQTALGKRTAISVFGTDYDTPDGTCIRDYIHVNDLAEAHVLGLEYLLEHNESQVFNLGNGNGFSVKEVIETAEKVTGKSIKAIHCDRREGDPPMLVGSAEKARKLLGWNPKYPGLEDIIAHAWKWHQKRHGE, encoded by the coding sequence ATGAAAGATAAATTAACGATATTAGTTTCCGGCGGTGCAGGTTATATTGGTTCCCATACTGTTAATTTTTTGATAAAAAATAAATATACAGTAATTATTCTTGATAATCTTGTTTACGGACATCAAAACTTAGTCGATCAAGTTCTTAAAACCAAACTTATTATTGGTGATTGTAACGATAGAACGTTTCTAGATCAGATATTTGCTAATTATTCTATTGATGCTGTGATTCACTTTGCCGCCTATGCCTATGTAGGAGAATCAGTAACGGATCCAGCTAAGTACTATCGGAATAATGTGGCTGGAACCCTAACACTTTTGGAAGCTATGGTTAAAGCTGAGGTAAAGCGTTTGGTCTTTTCTTCAACTTGTGCCACCTATGGAGTTCCCCAACTACTGCCCATTCCCGAAACCCACCCCCAGGCCCCGATCAATCCCTATGGCAAAAGTAAGCTCATGGTCGAACAGATGTTAGCGGACTTTGACCAGGCCTATGGGTTAAAATCGATTATTTTTCGCTACTTCAATGCTGCCGGAGCGGACCCCAGTGGTGAATTAGGGGAAGATCATAACCCAGAAACCCATTTGATTCCCTTAGTTCTGCAAACGGCCTTAGGAAAACGAACGGCTATTTCGGTCTTTGGCACAGATTACGACACGCCCGATGGTACTTGTATTCGCGACTATATTCATGTCAATGACTTAGCCGAAGCCCATGTCTTAGGGTTGGAATATCTGCTAGAGCATAACGAAAGTCAAGTTTTTAATTTGGGCAATGGCAACGGATTTTCGGTCAAAGAAGTGATTGAAACGGCTGAAAAAGTTACAGGTAAATCCATTAAAGCCATTCATTGTGATCGTCGCGAGGGAGATCCGCCAATGTTGGTGGGTAGTGCCGAAAAAGCCCGGAAATTGTTAGGCTGGAATCCCAAATACCCAGGCCTGGAAGATATTATCGCCCACGCGTGGAAATGGCATCAAAAACGGCATGGTGAATAA
- a CDS encoding ferredoxin, with translation MPISSELKQVIHSLEIPKIHRHLFLCADQTKPLCCDKGIGLQAWDYLKKRLKELGLDQPSEQRDNCIFRTKANCLRICQRGPILLVYPDGVWYHSATPEVIERIIQEHLLAGEIVHEYLLTIHRL, from the coding sequence ATGCCCATCTCATCTGAGCTTAAGCAAGTCATTCATTCGTTAGAGATTCCCAAAATTCACCGTCATCTATTTTTGTGTGCGGATCAGACCAAACCCCTCTGTTGCGACAAAGGCATTGGTTTACAGGCCTGGGATTATCTGAAAAAGCGATTAAAAGAATTAGGCCTGGATCAACCCTCAGAGCAACGGGATAACTGCATTTTTCGGACTAAAGCTAACTGTTTGCGGATTTGCCAGCGGGGGCCCATTCTCTTGGTGTATCCCGATGGGGTTTGGTATCACTCAGCAACTCCGGAGGTAATCGAAAGAATCATTCAGGAGCATCTTCTCGCTGGGGAGATTGTCCATGAGTATCTATTAACCATTCATCGGTTATGA
- a CDS encoding ABC transporter ATP-binding protein: MANFRDLLSYYRGYKWVAIFSIAATSGFELLDLLIPYAIGQILNVLSQQPLDLPIQALIQTISGITGWPVNQSLALGVLVGMIFIATIARAPIQPWLGVWYHWWISLRVRRDASYQALVKILSLPLEFYDEHNPGRIAARVAKGLSNHTWTYPEVAGQLIPKFVRVLGIVLGLAWLEWPVALGIFLSFVFVLAFTVRTLHYLMGREAVLDAYTENTESRTSEIITNIKTVKAFATENRELQRQARRLDREQTLVIERIHRGYVWLITWQSSVIQFCLFTVLGFSLVNTIGGRISLGHFITIYTLASMAYAELSPMSNLMEVFARRYASMLRFHELMELPSGADASDPQAPNFITPLKFTGKVHFAAVSFGYDPQRPVLNAIDLIIPACSTVALVGRSGSGKSTLIKLLFRYFEPQSGRILIDGQDIRDLEVRAYRQRLGIVHQEVDVFNGTILENLTYANPNASPEAVAAACEIAQVDAFIDHLPHGYGTMVGERGVRLSGGQRQRLGIARALLADPDVLVFDEATSSLDYESEQEIQRALHRIAGTRTMLIIAHRLSTVRDADQIIVLDQGRIQEVGSHDELLIRDGIYAHLYRIQAGRPDTLHLL; this comes from the coding sequence ATGGCTAATTTTCGCGACCTCCTCAGCTATTACCGCGGCTACAAGTGGGTGGCGATTTTTAGCATTGCCGCGACCAGTGGCTTTGAGTTGCTAGATCTCCTGATTCCCTATGCCATTGGGCAAATCCTGAATGTCCTTTCCCAGCAACCCCTTGACCTGCCGATCCAGGCCCTGATCCAGACCATCTCCGGGATCACAGGTTGGCCGGTGAATCAATCTCTGGCCTTGGGGGTCTTAGTCGGGATGATTTTTATCGCCACCATTGCCCGCGCCCCGATTCAGCCTTGGTTAGGGGTGTGGTATCACTGGTGGATTTCGTTACGAGTCCGCCGCGATGCCTCCTACCAGGCCCTGGTGAAAATTCTCAGTTTGCCCCTGGAGTTTTATGACGAACATAATCCCGGCCGAATTGCTGCCAGGGTAGCGAAGGGCCTCTCTAATCACACCTGGACCTATCCAGAAGTGGCGGGGCAGTTAATTCCCAAATTCGTTCGGGTCTTGGGGATTGTCCTCGGCCTGGCCTGGTTGGAATGGCCGGTAGCTCTGGGAATTTTTCTTTCTTTTGTCTTTGTGTTAGCTTTCACAGTCCGCACCCTCCACTATCTGATGGGGCGAGAGGCCGTTTTAGATGCCTACACCGAAAACACCGAAAGTCGCACTTCAGAAATTATTACCAACATCAAAACCGTTAAAGCCTTTGCCACCGAAAATCGTGAACTCCAGCGCCAGGCCAGACGCTTAGACCGAGAACAAACCCTCGTCATTGAACGCATCCATCGGGGCTATGTTTGGCTCATTACCTGGCAGTCCTCGGTAATTCAGTTTTGTTTATTTACGGTGTTGGGCTTTTCCCTGGTCAATACCATCGGCGGCCGGATTTCCCTGGGGCATTTCATCACGATTTATACCCTGGCCAGTATGGCCTATGCCGAACTCAGCCCAATGAGTAACTTGATGGAAGTGTTTGCCCGGCGGTATGCCTCCATGTTGCGGTTCCATGAATTGATGGAGTTACCCAGTGGTGCCGATGCCAGTGATCCCCAGGCCCCGAATTTCATCACCCCTCTGAAATTCACCGGCAAAGTCCATTTTGCTGCCGTTAGTTTTGGCTATGACCCGCAGCGTCCCGTCCTCAACGCGATTGATTTGATCATTCCCGCCTGTAGTACGGTGGCTTTGGTGGGCCGGTCGGGTTCGGGCAAATCAACCCTGATTAAACTCCTGTTTCGCTACTTTGAACCTCAATCGGGGCGGATTTTAATCGATGGCCAAGACATTCGTGACTTAGAAGTCAGGGCCTATCGGCAACGGCTAGGCATTGTCCATCAAGAAGTCGATGTCTTTAATGGCACGATTTTAGAAAACCTCACCTATGCCAACCCCAATGCCAGTCCCGAGGCCGTTGCGGCGGCTTGCGAGATCGCCCAAGTGGATGCCTTTATTGATCACCTACCCCATGGCTACGGCACGATGGTCGGGGAACGGGGGGTGAGACTGTCTGGGGGCCAACGGCAACGGTTAGGCATTGCCCGCGCCTTGTTAGCGGATCCCGATGTTTTAGTCTTTGATGAGGCCACCTCGAGTTTGGACTATGAATCGGAACAAGAAATTCAACGGGCCTTACACCGGATTGCCGGAACACGGACGATGTTGATTATTGCCCACCGCTTAAGTACTGTCCGCGATGCGGATCAAATTATTGTCTTGGATCAAGGCAGGATTCAGGAGGTCGGCTCCCATGATGAATTATTGATCAGGGATGGAATTTATGCCCACCTCTATCGCATCCAGGCCGGTCGTCCCGATACCCTCCATCTTCTCTAA
- a CDS encoding murein hydrolase activator EnvC, which produces MLNWVESKRIKGHWLAWGLGLGLGLSIILGWVGSAGWATGTKAPPSTPQLQQWRETIKQYQVGVSQKKEELERIETAARQRLQALQTSIQLTDDQIATAEANIATAVAQLQDLETQQKQTAAKYQAQFDMTAVRLRFLQQQRSQNTWAFLLDSGSLNQFLTRRQRLKQLYQADQRQLITLKAEQEQIQRQQQLITTKQQQIAYLKRQLEVQKTTLTTQAKSQDQMVNKLSQDRQILENAEAQLDQDAQTLTLLIQQRLGYVTPQPGPITGTGRLSYPIRAPITSTFGWRIHPILGTQRFHNGLDFGAPTGTPIQAAERGRVIYAGWYGGYGNAVIVDHGNGATTLYAHASRLVVAEGDVVQRGQVVALVGSTGLSTGPHLHFEVRINGEPQDPSYYL; this is translated from the coding sequence GTGCTGAATTGGGTGGAGAGCAAACGAATTAAGGGCCATTGGCTGGCCTGGGGCCTGGGCTTAGGTCTGGGTTTATCTATAATTTTGGGTTGGGTTGGCTCCGCCGGATGGGCCACAGGCACCAAAGCCCCCCCGTCCACCCCGCAACTGCAGCAATGGCGAGAAACCATCAAACAGTACCAAGTCGGCGTGAGTCAAAAAAAGGAAGAACTAGAACGGATTGAAACCGCCGCCCGCCAACGCCTCCAGGCCCTGCAAACCAGCATCCAGTTAACCGATGACCAAATCGCCACAGCCGAAGCCAACATTGCCACAGCCGTTGCCCAACTCCAGGATTTGGAAACCCAGCAAAAACAGACAGCTGCTAAGTACCAAGCCCAATTTGACATGACAGCCGTGCGCCTGCGCTTTTTACAACAACAACGCAGCCAAAATACCTGGGCTTTTCTCCTCGACAGTGGCAGCTTGAATCAATTTCTGACCCGGAGGCAGCGCTTAAAGCAGCTCTACCAGGCCGACCAACGCCAACTGATTACCCTCAAGGCCGAGCAAGAGCAAATTCAACGGCAACAACAACTGATTACCACCAAACAACAGCAGATTGCCTACCTAAAACGTCAATTGGAAGTCCAAAAAACCACCCTCACCACCCAGGCCAAGAGCCAAGATCAGATGGTGAATAAACTCAGCCAAGATCGACAAATCCTCGAAAACGCTGAAGCCCAACTCGATCAAGATGCTCAAACCCTGACCCTGCTGATCCAACAACGCCTCGGCTACGTGACCCCCCAACCTGGCCCGATTACTGGCACTGGGCGATTAAGTTATCCAATTCGGGCCCCGATTACAAGCACCTTTGGCTGGCGGATTCATCCAATTTTAGGCACCCAACGCTTTCACAATGGCCTGGACTTTGGCGCGCCCACCGGAACACCCATTCAAGCAGCAGAACGGGGACGGGTGATTTATGCCGGCTGGTATGGAGGTTATGGAAACGCGGTGATTGTGGATCATGGCAATGGCGCAACGACTCTCTATGCCCATGCGAGTCGCCTAGTGGTTGCAGAAGGGGATGTGGTGCAGCGGGGACAGGTGGTGGCCTTGGTGGGTTCCACGGGTTTGTCCACAGGCCCCCATTTACACTTTGAAGTGCGAATTAATGGTGAACCCCAGGATCCAAGTTATTACCTCTGA
- a CDS encoding chlorite dismutase family protein encodes MMNNRYSFIGGQQGQWNVRKIREISGTGLAAVARIQIANESVRELPSESAWMLQSFVSNIRYANRQELTMLRAIQPPLNRVDAVFAVLIPIKKSAQWWGMAQDERRAIFEEVSHHTAVGLEYLPGVARQLHHCRDLGEPFDFLTWFEFAPEYTQSFEQLLARMRATKEWDYVEREVEVHLERNNMD; translated from the coding sequence ATGATGAACAATAGATACTCATTTATTGGGGGGCAGCAGGGGCAGTGGAATGTTAGAAAAATCCGGGAAATTTCAGGTACAGGTTTGGCGGCAGTAGCCCGTATCCAGATTGCCAATGAGAGTGTTCGAGAATTACCCTCAGAGAGTGCTTGGATGCTCCAGAGTTTTGTCAGTAATATTCGCTATGCCAATCGTCAAGAATTAACCATGTTGCGAGCCATTCAGCCCCCTCTGAATCGGGTTGATGCCGTCTTTGCCGTGTTAATTCCCATTAAAAAGTCTGCCCAATGGTGGGGGATGGCCCAAGATGAGCGGCGGGCAATTTTTGAGGAGGTATCCCATCATACAGCCGTGGGTTTAGAGTATTTGCCAGGAGTGGCCCGACAACTACATCATTGTCGAGATTTAGGTGAACCCTTTGATTTTTTAACCTGGTTTGAATTTGCCCCGGAATACACCCAATCCTTTGAACAATTATTAGCCCGGATGCGCGCCACCAAGGAATGGGACTATGTAGAGCGGGAAGTTGAGGTACATTTGGAACGAAATAATATGGACTAG